GCTACCGGCCAGGAAGCCATCACCCAGGCGGCTGCCGTGACGCCCGACGTGATCCTCATGGACATCCAGATGCCGGACATGAACGGCATCGAAGCCACGCGCCTCATTTTGGCCGACCAGCCCAACGTGGGCGTGATCATGCTGACCATGCTGGAAGATGACGACTCCCTGTTTGCCGCCATGTGCGTCGGGGCGCGGGGTTATATTTTGAAGGGAGCGGATAGGGCGGAGGTGTTGCGGACGGTAACGGCCGTTGCCGAGGGTCAGGCGCTCTTTGGTCCAGCGATTGCTGGCCGGTTGACAACCTTTTTTCAGCGCGGGAGCGGTTCGGAAACGGCCGTGACGCCTTTCCCCGATCTCACCGACCGCGAGCGGGAGCTGCTGCGGCTGATTGCCCAGGGACTGAGTAACAACGATATCGCCGCCCGGCTAAACATTTCCGGCAAAACGGTCAGCAACCATATCTCCAATATCTTCAACAAACTACAGGTCGCCGACCGCGCCCAGGCCATGATCCGCGCCAGGGAGGCCGGGTTAAAGTGAATGGCGAACGATCTGGATCCGCCTTTACCCAGGTTGTTGTGTCCGAACTGACGGCTTTGCCAGGCATGCCCGACTACATGGCCGATGCCGCTGAACTGCGAGCGGGCGATTTATTGGAACGTACCTTGTAGGGGCGTTATGCAATAATACCCTTTATCCATTGCCGAACGCTGTCTACACTACAGTGACCTAATTCTGCAAAAATAGCGGCGCTTTCCCGCGCACAGCGAATGGATTGCTCATGATGAGTAGACAAAGAGACTCGCGCCAGCCCAAACAGCGCCGCTGCCTTTTGTTCCGGCGCGTTTAGGGTGTTTGCCGTCTCCAGAGCTATCGTAAAATCCTGGCGCGCCGTAGCATCCTTCCCTGTTTTCAAATACATTTCTCCCCGGTAAAGATGCGCGGTCGCCGCTAACCAGACCAAATCCGCTGCCCGCCAATCCCCTTGTTTATAAACCACGTTGCCTAAAGTCAGGAATAGGGCTGCGCTGCGTTCAGAGGTTGATTTGTTGCACATACGTTGCCGCTTCCAATAAATAGGTTTTGGCCTGATCATAATCGCCATAATACCTCCCGGCTACACTGTCCAGGGCAATCAAGAATTTAGATATCAGGTTCGGGCATGGTTCAAAAACCCATGAAGTTAGCTTGACACTTTAAGCGCCAGCCCCAATAAAGAAAGCGGGTCATCAGGTAAAGAGATACCCGCTAGTTGCGCCGGGCTATGACCTGCTCGTTTGCCCCGCAGAAAGGGGCGTACATTATGAAGGAAGCGAAACAAATCCAGGCAGCCCTGGTCGGTGTGCTTGCGCCGGTCAAGAATCGGTCTCAACAAACTATTGACGCATTCGGCCAACATGCTCCCGCGCCAAGGATGGGACAGCAGCGTCGTGACAGCCTCCCAAGCGGAGCCAAGCCGGCTGTCGCCCAGGCAAAGATAGGCGGTATCAAGCGCTTGCTGCCAAATCTGCTGTCGATTTTCTTTTTCGGGCAGCGAAAGGTGACGCCGTTTTTCATCGGCTTCGCATTGCCAGATGCGGCACAGGGCAGCTATGGCTTCAGAGCCGTATTGGTTGGTCAAAACTGCCAACTCTGGAGAGAGCAGTGCTTGATAAGTGAACAAGCTGGCTGCCCAGTTTCGCAGATTAGTTGCCAGTTTCTTGTAAATGCGACCCGAGAAGGTGGTCATTTGTTCACCCAAGACTTGCAAGTGAGCCATACCCTTTTCAGCATCGACCAATTGACCTGTTTCCAGATCGATGAGCGCGAAGTAGGCATCCACTTTACGGGCAATTTGGGCAAAAGCATCCAGCTTCTTTATTTTCTTGTCGGCCTCAGCCACCAATGCCTCCCATTTAGCAAGATGCTGCAGGCGCTTGCTTGTTTGCGATTTGTCAAAGATCGCTTCTCGTTCTGCCACTTTGATCAGGGCGGCGTAGGCTTGCTCTTCCAAGCGGGTTGCTTGACCCCACATGGGACGCAGCAAGTGGTCCCAATCCAATTGATGGTGACTCAATGCGGCCCGCTTTCACACCAGCTGCCAAACCGGTACCGGCATCGGAAGCAAACTGCCTGGTTTCGGGTACGTCCAGCAAGACACAGCCCCAAGTGTCGCCATCTCGTTCGTCCTGACGGGTCAAGGCATAGATGTAGAGCGAATCATTCCCCACCACCAACAGATTGGGCAACCCATTGGCGAATATCTCATCACCAGCCAACGTCTCGTTGCTCGCTGGTTCAAGCCGCTGGTTCACCTGTTGAGCGACATCTTCCAGGTCAGCCAACTCGCCATTGATCCAGCCCAACGAGACGCTTGCATCCAACATTTCGGACAAACAGGTTTTCACGCCACGTTGGCTGACTCCCTGTTCACTCAAAGTCAGCACACCGTTGCAGACGATTCTTCGTCACTACTACATCTCTGCTGGGGTTGCGGGCCATGCTGTCCAGGGATCATGGCGCGAATCAAGGCATCTCTGCCTGTGGTGGTCATGTCATACAGTGTCTGTCGCGACAGTTGATACGTTTCAGCCAATTGCTTTACTCTTCCCCAAGGTCGGTTCGGCGACATCATCTCTATCACAATTTGCGCTCTTTCTGCGGGCACTATATCATCTCGGCTTTCAGCCACGGGTTTCCTCCTTTTGCATAAGCGGCTCTAGTAAAACCAATTATGCACTGGAAACTCGTGGTTTTCTTTTATCATTTTGTCAAGCTAACTTCAGGGCGTTCGCTCAAATAAACGAGCAAAAGTCCAATTCAGATTGCCATATCGGTGAAGTGGTTCAGAAGCCAGCAAAACCGATATGACAGCTACAAAAAACAAGCACTTTACCAATCAAATACCGTCAACAGGCCCAATCCACCCCTGGTTAACCGGTTCAGCCACAGTCCAGTTGGTATACAACGTAGCCGACAAGCCTAACAGAGATAAAATGCGCTGCTGCACGGCCGTTAACGGCGTCGCCTGACAGACCCGCTGCCCGGTCAGATGGATAATGCTCAGGTTGATGTTGTCAAATGCCTCCAGCAGCCGCTCCATCGTCGGCCGAGCCGTGGCCCGCTTGGGGTTGCGGGGTGATGCCACTCCAGTTCTGACTGTTGGTCGGCCAGAGTGCGACGAGCCGTGTAATCGCCTAAGGCCAGCAGTCGCGCCGCCAGCGAGAGCAAATGAAACAAGCCCCGCGCATGGTCATCCCGCTGGACATAGACCGGGGTGATGGAGAGCATCTTGCCTTTGAGACGGCGGAAAATGTTCTCCTCGATATACTGGTCGCGGTAAGCCAGGACGGCCTCGGTCAAGAGAGCGACGCCTGCGGCGCATTGGTCAGGTAGATACGCCAACCGGCCCGGAACAGCGCCCACTAATCGCCGCCTCGTCTCGCTTGACCTGCACCTGGTAGCGAATGTCTTGCTCTACTCGTGCCGGTTGACCGCGATAGCCGCGGATGGCGCGTTCTGTGACCTGGCGAGTGTAGCTGACCGGCAACAGACCGCCACGCGATACTGCTTTCAATAGCGGCAATGGCTTTTTGTAAACTCGCTTCCATCGGTGATGGGGCGTTTACCCCGCCCTGGCGCAGGCGTTAAGTCCGCAGCGCCCCTTCCGCTTTGGCCAGCCGCTGCCGCAAGTTCGCCTGTTCGGTCTGTTGGTAGCTCAACGAGCGCACCACCAGACAACGCTCCGACCAGACGACATGCTGTGCCCACCCCAGCCTGATGGGCGCGGCTGACCTCGAATCCTTCGGCGATGGGCCAGGGAGCAGTCAGGCTCTTGTCCCTCCTCAGGCTCATCGTCGGGCAGGAAAACCGGCATCGCCGCGCCGCCGTCAGCCCACCACCGGCGCAGGTACTTTGTCCAGCAGACCCGGTTCACTCCATCGGGCAGGGGGCCCAGATAGTGGTCATGGCCCGCCGCAATCGTGGCCCGGGTGTCAAAGGCGCTCATCTTTGCTGTCGCCGACGATGAGCAACCCATTCCGGGCCAGCATCTCTTTCACCCGCTGGTAGCAAGGCACATACAGCGGGTCATCGGCCCGATTGCCAGGAACCACATCCAGCGCCAACAACAAGCCCAACGGGCAACCCATGCTCAGTCCTGCCAATTCCCGTGCGGTTTGATGACGGTATCAATGGTGGACTGAATGCCTATCTTTCGATAAACCATA
Above is a genomic segment from Candidatus Leptovillus gracilis containing:
- a CDS encoding response regulator transcription factor gives rise to the protein MSKQPIRILVVDDHKLFREGLTALLNAAPETAVVGEAATGQEAITQAAAVTPDVILMDIQMPDMNGIEATRLILADQPNVGVIMLTMLEDDDSLFAAMCVGARGYILKGADRAEVLRTVTAVAEGQALFGPAIAGRLTTFFQRGSGSETAVTPFPDLTDRERELLRLIAQGLSNNDIAARLNISGKTVSNHISNIFNKLQVADRAQAMIRAREAGLK